The Pelagibacterium halotolerans B2 genome has a segment encoding these proteins:
- a CDS encoding tyrosine-type recombinase/integrase, protein MTKLTKRFVEAVEPQSKGHVVWDDELPGFGLRVYPSGKRSYIVQYRSRGRSRRYTIGLHGVWTPETARRKAKALLGQVAHGGDPAEEREEDRKALTIKQLCEQYISDMEAGLVLGKGGRPKKDTTIATDVGRIRRHIIPLLGTRRVRDITKPDMNNLMKDIIAGKTRVTMKTEKLRGKAIVRGGRGTAIRTMGLLGGIFSYAVEAGVIEHNPTHGLRKPKYQVRDRRLSEAEYRILGDILRRAQRSDRYRIHAEILRLITLTGCRRGEIVNLKWSEVDLEGSCLRLVDSKEGSSVRPVGLPVVEYLEKERSRRTGTYVFPGQGIDNAVGNFPQSWKKLFADTPLWDVTPHVLRHSFASIANDLGFTEITIAALIGHAKGSVTSKYVHTLDSTLIMAADTVSGYVKALLDGVEFRRNTYTLDRQTRRTAINDMLIEAWPRT, encoded by the coding sequence ATGACCAAACTGACCAAACGGTTTGTAGAAGCCGTCGAGCCACAGAGCAAAGGTCATGTCGTCTGGGACGACGAACTGCCGGGCTTCGGTCTCCGCGTCTATCCCTCAGGCAAGCGCAGCTACATCGTCCAGTATCGGTCTCGTGGCCGATCGCGCCGCTACACGATCGGCCTGCACGGCGTCTGGACTCCGGAGACCGCGCGCCGCAAAGCCAAGGCCCTGCTAGGCCAGGTCGCCCATGGCGGCGATCCTGCTGAAGAGCGAGAGGAAGACCGCAAGGCGCTGACCATCAAGCAGCTCTGCGAGCAGTACATCTCCGACATGGAGGCAGGCCTCGTCCTTGGCAAAGGCGGCAGACCGAAGAAGGACACCACCATCGCCACCGATGTCGGCCGTATTCGCAGGCACATCATTCCCCTTCTCGGGACACGACGTGTGCGGGACATTACCAAGCCGGACATGAACAATCTGATGAAGGACATCATCGCCGGCAAGACGCGCGTGACCATGAAGACCGAAAAGCTCCGAGGCAAGGCCATCGTCCGCGGCGGCCGCGGCACCGCGATCCGAACGATGGGTCTGCTTGGCGGTATCTTCTCATACGCAGTCGAGGCTGGGGTGATCGAACACAATCCCACGCATGGCCTCCGCAAGCCGAAATACCAGGTTCGCGACCGTCGCCTCAGCGAAGCTGAGTACCGTATTTTGGGAGACATCCTTCGTCGGGCTCAGCGAAGCGACCGCTACAGAATTCATGCCGAGATCCTCAGGCTGATTACGCTGACCGGCTGCCGGCGCGGAGAAATCGTCAACCTCAAATGGAGCGAGGTCGACCTCGAGGGTAGCTGCTTGCGGCTGGTTGACAGCAAGGAGGGATCATCGGTTCGCCCGGTCGGCCTGCCAGTCGTGGAGTATCTGGAGAAGGAGCGATCGCGGAGAACCGGCACCTATGTTTTTCCCGGCCAGGGCATCGACAACGCGGTCGGAAACTTCCCGCAGAGCTGGAAGAAGCTCTTTGCCGACACACCGCTCTGGGATGTCACGCCGCATGTCCTACGGCATAGCTTCGCCAGCATTGCCAACGATCTCGGCTTTACCGAAATCACCATCGCCGCGCTTATCGGGCACGCAAAGGGCTCGGTCACGAGCAAATACGTTCACACGCTGGATTCGACGCTAATCATGGCCGCCGACACCGTATCGGGTTACGTGAAGGCGCTTCTCGATGGGGTCGAGTTCAGGCGAAACACGTACACGCTCGACCGGCAGACACGGCGGACCGCTATCAACGACATGCTGATCGAGGCATGGCCGCGCACTTAG
- a CDS encoding (2Fe-2S) ferredoxin domain-containing protein: protein MQPDFILFAISQYNLSAGKFRTMAARLEAACASPAMLVRLEGTGTSLPDALDALVAQGRRRILVQPVGLPFMESLRAWLPGAIKHWLDQTGRDDIEVAIGSEIVEATDLLEQLALATLANAEAAEPITSARASLGKPGWERPPDFTNHIFVCTGPRCHYRDAASLPLELKAELGRQDVARKCLTTRTACMFPCNKGPMVAVYPRGEWYHLPDSDALARFVKSVIVEDTTLPDLLFFTAAGPAAPAAAPAR from the coding sequence ATGCAACCTGATTTCATTCTCTTTGCCATTTCCCAGTACAATCTGAGTGCGGGGAAATTCAGGACAATGGCCGCCCGGCTCGAAGCGGCCTGCGCCAGCCCTGCCATGCTGGTGCGCCTCGAGGGCACGGGCACGAGCCTGCCCGACGCGCTCGATGCGCTTGTCGCTCAGGGGCGTCGGCGCATTCTGGTCCAGCCGGTCGGGCTGCCCTTCATGGAGTCCTTGCGCGCCTGGCTGCCCGGAGCAATCAAGCACTGGCTCGATCAGACCGGCCGGGACGATATCGAAGTGGCGATCGGATCCGAGATCGTTGAGGCCACCGACCTCCTCGAGCAGTTGGCCTTGGCAACGTTGGCCAATGCGGAGGCCGCCGAACCCATAACAAGCGCGAGGGCCAGCCTGGGCAAGCCCGGTTGGGAGCGGCCGCCCGACTTTACCAACCATATTTTCGTTTGCACCGGCCCGCGCTGCCATTACCGCGATGCCGCTTCGCTGCCGCTCGAACTCAAGGCCGAGCTCGGCCGGCAGGATGTGGCGCGCAAATGCCTGACCACGCGGACCGCCTGCATGTTTCCCTGCAACAAGGGTCCCATGGTTGCCGTATATCCGCGGGGTGAATGGTATCACCTGCCCGACAGCGATGCTCTCGCCCGGTTCGTAAAATCGGTGATTGTCGAAGATACGACCCTCCCCGACCTCCTGTTCTTCACCGCCGCAGGGCCAGCCGCACCCGCGGCGGCGCCCGCCCGATAA
- a CDS encoding FecCD family ABC transporter permease, whose protein sequence is MSSLTAKLPMRAHPSRVTLSFAAFVALVIFGFLILLARGTVFIPIDEVVRILLGGEADRDIHRVIVMDARLPKAITAILAGAALGVGGALMQTLFRNPLADPFVLGVSSGAVLGAAIVILGTSTTGWLSGLAIVGQLGVTGAAVAGAGLVLVLALAFARRVGNPTTVLIVGVMFGFLSGALVDVLVYYADPERLQGLASFTRGTVRDVSWYDLQIVAPACISVILVSVLLAKPMNILLLGEHYAATMGIKVRPIQFMALALVAVLAGVVTAYCGAIGFVGLAAPHLVRGVLRDSDHFVVLPGSALVGALLVLLAEYVAGGNGLTNVSLPLNSVTAFVGAPVVLWVLLRRRREAGQVPT, encoded by the coding sequence ATGTCATCCTTGACGGCTAAATTGCCGATGCGGGCGCACCCTTCTCGCGTGACCCTCAGCTTTGCCGCCTTTGTCGCGTTGGTCATTTTCGGCTTCCTGATTCTTTTGGCCCGCGGGACGGTGTTCATTCCGATTGACGAAGTGGTACGGATTCTTCTGGGCGGCGAGGCTGACCGCGACATTCACCGCGTCATCGTGATGGATGCGCGCCTGCCCAAGGCGATCACGGCGATCCTCGCGGGTGCCGCGCTGGGAGTGGGCGGTGCGCTCATGCAGACGCTGTTCCGCAACCCGCTTGCCGATCCCTTCGTGCTGGGAGTCAGTTCGGGCGCGGTGCTCGGTGCCGCCATCGTCATTCTTGGCACGTCGACCACCGGCTGGCTTTCGGGGCTCGCCATCGTCGGCCAGCTCGGGGTGACCGGCGCCGCGGTGGCGGGGGCGGGGCTGGTGCTCGTGCTTGCCCTCGCGTTTGCGAGAAGGGTGGGCAATCCAACAACCGTTTTGATTGTCGGGGTAATGTTCGGTTTTCTCTCGGGCGCGCTTGTCGATGTTCTTGTCTATTACGCCGATCCCGAGAGGCTGCAGGGCCTGGCATCATTCACGCGCGGCACTGTGCGCGACGTAAGCTGGTACGATCTCCAGATTGTAGCACCGGCCTGCATCTCGGTGATCCTCGTCTCTGTGCTGCTCGCCAAGCCCATGAACATCCTCCTTTTGGGCGAGCACTATGCCGCGACCATGGGCATCAAGGTCCGCCCGATCCAGTTTATGGCGCTTGCCCTGGTGGCGGTGCTCGCAGGCGTCGTCACCGCCTATTGCGGCGCTATCGGTTTCGTTGGTCTCGCAGCGCCGCATCTGGTGCGCGGCGTGCTGCGCGATTCAGACCATTTCGTCGTCCTGCCGGGCTCGGCGCTGGTTGGCGCGCTGCTCGTGCTGCTGGCCGAATACGTGGCCGGCGGGAACGGGCTCACCAATGTTTCGCTCCCGCTCAATTCAGTCACAGCCTTTGTCGGCGCGCCAGTGGTGCTCTGGGTGCTGCTGCGCCGACGTCGCGAAGCCGGACAGGTGCCAACATGA
- a CDS encoding ABC transporter ATP-binding protein: MNALSDLRTDDAPHRPVVQAVDLTVGYRGARGRPASVLAEIGATLRQGQFAFLLGPNGAGKSTLLRTLVGSQKPLGGRVLLDGQDLSRMSARQRAQRLSVVLTDRVDVGLMSVRALVALGRAPHVGWFATMDGDDRDTVEWALDAAGARSLADRQVIELSDGERQRVMIARALAQRPSILVLDEPTAFLDLTRRVELTALLRQLVDETGLAILMSTHDLELALRTADQIWLVHGDGTFETGCPEDLAHSGSIARAYAGRGISFDHEAGTFVVTAGQGGATVAISGTGKSTHWAARAVQRAGCVPVEQGDSAMFNLSVATLQDRTPSWRLGAGGRTCTGDDFESLVTQLRALSREAARSE; encoded by the coding sequence ATGAACGCGCTATCGGACTTGAGGACCGACGATGCTCCCCACCGGCCAGTCGTCCAGGCCGTCGATCTTACCGTGGGCTATCGCGGCGCCCGGGGGCGCCCCGCCAGTGTCCTCGCCGAGATCGGTGCGACCTTGCGCCAGGGCCAGTTCGCCTTTCTTCTAGGCCCGAATGGAGCGGGGAAATCCACCCTGTTGCGCACCCTGGTCGGCAGCCAGAAGCCCTTGGGCGGCCGCGTACTGCTCGATGGCCAGGATCTTTCCCGCATGTCCGCCCGCCAGCGCGCCCAGCGCTTGAGCGTGGTGCTGACCGACCGCGTCGATGTCGGACTGATGTCGGTGCGGGCCCTGGTGGCGTTGGGGCGCGCGCCGCATGTGGGTTGGTTCGCCACAATGGACGGCGATGATCGCGACACCGTGGAATGGGCACTCGACGCCGCCGGCGCCCGGTCGCTGGCGGATCGCCAGGTGATCGAATTGTCCGACGGCGAACGCCAGCGTGTTATGATTGCCAGGGCGCTCGCCCAGCGGCCCTCGATCCTGGTTCTCGACGAACCGACGGCCTTCCTCGATCTTACGCGCCGTGTCGAATTGACGGCGCTGCTCCGCCAGCTTGTCGATGAGACCGGCTTGGCGATCCTGATGTCGACCCATGACCTCGAACTCGCCCTGCGGACAGCCGACCAGATATGGCTGGTCCATGGGGACGGGACCTTCGAAACGGGGTGCCCCGAAGATCTGGCCCACAGCGGGTCGATCGCCCGCGCCTATGCTGGACGCGGCATTTCCTTTGACCATGAGGCGGGCACCTTCGTCGTCACCGCTGGGCAGGGCGGGGCAACGGTTGCGATCTCGGGCACGGGAAAATCGACCCATTGGGCCGCGCGGGCCGTGCAGCGCGCCGGTTGCGTTCCAGTCGAACAGGGCGACAGCGCCATGTTCAACCTTTCTGTCGCAACGCTTCAAGACAGGACGCCATCCTGGCGCCTGGGCGCCGGCGGCAGGACCTGCACCGGAGACGACTTCGAAAGCCTTGTGACCCAATTGCGGGCGCTGAGCCGGGAAGCCGCCCGGTCGGAATGA
- a CDS encoding ABC transporter substrate-binding protein, producing MPKWIEVVAVAMAGAVTISPAMAQDGAGQQAGPCVENFDPAADYFPQKVQSDHSRFWEASYHGNYKVLTVADTENLESGDSINYVLVQCGTPAPELSGALEGAVVIEVPIERTIVTHRNAIAMINELDRLSTIVGLTGNYLRFANEDAWYADVVAGAGDPADVASESDLDIETTLSLEADVIFMAGYGPGYDEVTSVTDRGLTAVMVSNRTEPTPLGSSEWLEFIAAFYNAEGEASAIFDTIEADYNAIVEQVAGALGGDMQVAYACMGEVGGCGFMYAHGANTLNGHILQLFGVTNPFAEGNDLPNGMQFDFESALGRTQETDFFIAYYYASPEALATDGRYESVPALAAGNYTISTVDNWNYCNAVNYVRVDELVRDYAIGLLPEMFPGEQGVCFQVPSQ from the coding sequence ATGCCGAAATGGATAGAGGTGGTGGCCGTCGCAATGGCCGGGGCGGTGACGATCTCGCCGGCCATGGCCCAGGATGGGGCGGGCCAACAGGCGGGACCCTGCGTCGAGAATTTTGACCCGGCGGCCGATTACTTCCCGCAAAAGGTTCAGTCGGACCATTCCCGGTTCTGGGAGGCGTCCTATCACGGCAATTACAAGGTGCTGACCGTCGCCGACACGGAAAATCTCGAATCGGGCGATTCCATCAATTATGTCCTGGTTCAGTGCGGCACGCCCGCACCCGAACTCTCGGGCGCGCTCGAGGGCGCCGTTGTCATCGAAGTGCCGATCGAGCGCACCATCGTCACCCATCGCAATGCGATAGCGATGATCAACGAACTCGACCGCCTGTCAACCATCGTCGGCCTGACCGGCAATTATCTGCGGTTTGCCAATGAGGACGCCTGGTACGCCGACGTGGTCGCGGGGGCAGGCGATCCGGCCGACGTCGCCTCCGAATCGGACCTCGATATCGAAACAACGCTGTCGCTCGAAGCCGATGTCATCTTCATGGCCGGTTACGGCCCGGGCTATGACGAGGTGACCTCCGTAACCGATCGCGGCCTTACGGCGGTCATGGTGTCCAATCGCACCGAGCCGACCCCTCTTGGCTCGTCCGAATGGCTTGAGTTCATCGCCGCGTTCTACAACGCCGAGGGCGAAGCAAGCGCGATCTTCGATACCATCGAGGCCGACTACAACGCCATTGTCGAACAGGTGGCGGGCGCGCTGGGCGGCGACATGCAGGTTGCCTATGCCTGCATGGGCGAGGTGGGCGGATGCGGCTTCATGTATGCCCACGGGGCCAACACGTTGAACGGCCACATCCTCCAATTGTTCGGGGTCACAAATCCGTTTGCCGAAGGCAACGACCTGCCCAATGGCATGCAGTTCGACTTTGAATCCGCGCTCGGACGAACCCAGGAGACCGACTTCTTTATCGCCTATTATTACGCCTCGCCCGAGGCGCTCGCCACCGATGGGCGCTACGAAAGCGTTCCGGCCCTTGCCGCCGGCAACTACACGATCTCGACCGTCGACAACTGGAATTACTGCAATGCGGTCAATTACGTCCGCGTCGATGAGCTCGTGCGCGACTACGCCATCGGACTGCTGCCCGAAATGTTCCCCGGAGAGCAGGGCGTCTGCTTTCAGGTCCCGTCCCAATAA
- a CDS encoding ABC transporter substrate-binding protein, with translation MKLAMIAAFGAALVLSGTSLPAMAQTASPAGCVEDFDAATDYFPDKVEPRHSTFWSISYHNNYKVLTVPNSEFPNGPDLNYVLVQCGTPVPDLADDLEEALVVEIPVDRTMITHANGLAMLDEIGELDTIVGVSNAMINNAANDHWYGRVLDAANDPQNLGSSGIDYEMALGLEADILIMAGYGPGYTEVADASGRGLPAIMVSNRIEPTPLASSEWLKFLSAFYNVEDHANQHFDAIEARYQEVVEKVEGQLPPDYTAAYACIGEQRGCTFMYAHGPRSLNGQILETLGVSNPFAEGNDAGNGMTFDFESSLGRAANADFFILYYEASVNAETIATDSRYQSFPALVQGNYITGTDGNYPECGATNYVHVDRLIRDFAIGMLPELFPGEDGICFTRP, from the coding sequence ATGAAACTTGCAATGATCGCCGCTTTTGGCGCTGCCCTGGTTTTGAGTGGTACCAGCCTTCCTGCCATGGCGCAGACGGCGAGCCCGGCTGGCTGCGTCGAGGATTTTGACGCAGCCACCGATTATTTTCCCGATAAGGTCGAACCCCGGCATTCAACCTTCTGGTCGATCAGCTATCACAACAATTACAAGGTCTTGACCGTCCCCAATTCGGAGTTTCCCAACGGGCCCGACCTCAACTATGTGCTCGTGCAATGCGGCACGCCCGTTCCGGACCTCGCCGATGATCTCGAGGAAGCGCTCGTGGTCGAAATTCCCGTCGACCGCACAATGATAACCCACGCCAACGGGCTCGCCATGCTCGATGAGATCGGCGAGCTCGACACCATCGTCGGCGTATCCAACGCGATGATAAACAACGCCGCCAACGATCACTGGTACGGGCGGGTGCTCGACGCCGCCAACGATCCGCAGAACCTGGGGTCGAGCGGGATCGACTATGAAATGGCGCTGGGGCTGGAGGCCGATATCCTGATCATGGCCGGCTATGGTCCAGGCTATACCGAGGTGGCCGATGCCAGCGGTCGCGGTCTGCCCGCGATCATGGTGTCCAACCGCATAGAGCCGACCCCGCTCGCCTCGTCTGAATGGCTCAAATTCCTTTCGGCATTCTACAATGTCGAAGACCACGCCAACCAACATTTCGATGCCATCGAGGCGCGGTATCAGGAGGTGGTCGAAAAGGTTGAAGGCCAGTTGCCGCCGGACTACACCGCGGCTTATGCCTGTATCGGCGAACAGCGCGGTTGTACCTTCATGTATGCCCACGGACCGCGTTCGCTCAACGGTCAGATTCTGGAAACGCTCGGGGTCAGCAATCCCTTCGCCGAAGGCAACGATGCCGGCAACGGCATGACGTTCGATTTCGAATCCTCGCTTGGGCGAGCCGCAAACGCCGATTTCTTCATCCTTTACTATGAGGCATCGGTAAACGCGGAAACCATCGCCACCGACTCCCGCTACCAGAGCTTTCCCGCGCTGGTTCAGGGAAATTACATCACCGGAACGGACGGCAACTATCCCGAGTGCGGCGCGACCAATTATGTT